TATAATATGAGAGTGGTGTAAAAGTCTGTCTAAAATAGCTGTAGTAACAACTTTATCATTTGCAAATATTCCACTCCATTGGCTAAACACAAGATTTGAAGTGACAATTGTTGCTCCTCTTTCATAGCGTTTGGATATTACTTGAAAAAAGTGATGGGCATCTTCTTTGCTCATTGGAAAGTAGCCTATTTCATCTATTACAAGCAGAGATGGTGTCATGATAGACTGACGGATAAAAGAGTCATAGCGTTTCTCTTTTTTGGCATTGCTCATCTGCATAATAAGGTCAGAGATTGTTATAAATCTGGCTTTGATGCGTTTTTGAACAGCTTGATAAGCAAGTGCTATTGCTAAGTGAGTTTTACCAACTCCAGACTGGCCAAGTAATATAATGTTCTCTTTGCGTTTGATGAACTCAAGAGTGGAGAGTTCTTCTATCTGTCTACGATTAACTCCGACAGTGAAATCAAAGTCAAACTGCTCAAGTGTTTTTATAGTTGGAAATCCTGCCATTTTTGTGAGCGTTGCACGCGAACGAGTAGCTCTGCTGTCTGCTTCGAGTTTTAGCACTTCATAAAGATATTCACTATATTTCCAACCTTCTTTTGCTGCACGGTTTCCAAGCTCATGATGAAACTCGTTAAACATTGGCAGTTGCAACTCTTTACACAAATATTCTATCTTCTCATTTAGTTCCATAAAGCACCTCCAACTGCATAAGCAGGAATAAGCATATAAGCCATAACAGGGATAAACTCATCATAGCTTTGTAAATCACGATTTGGAATATGAATGGTAATTCTATTGGATGTTTGGCTATTTTTTGATACACTTTGTGCTGTAGCTTTTATTGGGTGGATACCGTGATAAGGCTTCGGTAGAGGTAGCAAATGCAATTGCTCTTCTGCCAACATATCAAATGGCTTATGCATAGTTGTTTGATGTATTCTAGAGTTAGCTGTGAAATCCAGCCAATCCATAACTTCCGCATTTGCATT
The sequence above is drawn from the Candidatus Sulfurimonas baltica genome and encodes:
- the istB gene encoding IS21-like element helper ATPase IstB, giving the protein MELNEKIEYLCKELQLPMFNEFHHELGNRAAKEGWKYSEYLYEVLKLEADSRATRSRATLTKMAGFPTIKTLEQFDFDFTVGVNRRQIEELSTLEFIKRKENIILLGQSGVGKTHLAIALAYQAVQKRIKARFITISDLIMQMSNAKKEKRYDSFIRQSIMTPSLLVIDEIGYFPMSKEDAHHFFQVISKRYERGATIVTSNLVFSQWSGIFANDKVVTTAILDRLLHHSHIINILGDSYRLKEKKEEGMVDSDLYKFKAKKSIKGIN